A genome region from Akkermansiaceae bacterium includes the following:
- a CDS encoding 50S ribosomal protein L11 methyltransferase has translation MYLWSKLSGEQWIDAWEERFSGNANFVLEYIKGGKSVRLQVYCGTKKEADAIAGQFGGSVRKVKDADWKKTPEPPRPLKVRDAFLVTAETDGKRLAALRKEHGEREIIVIPPEMAFGTGDHATTSTCMRFLVDISRERKGGKWSVADLGAGTGLLAIGAAKLGADEVWGCDFDPFAVAVSLRNAERNGTPGVTLVEQDVLKWKPRKKGYDVVLANLFSTVLIQAWPVIAKSLAKGGDLVVSGILASQAWDVFEAAAKEGLGFPKIVRKGKWVTARGGWFEDLADTDAK, from the coding sequence ATGTATCTTTGGTCGAAATTATCCGGTGAGCAGTGGATCGATGCTTGGGAAGAGCGGTTTTCCGGGAACGCGAATTTCGTCTTGGAATACATCAAGGGAGGAAAGTCCGTGCGCCTGCAGGTGTATTGCGGGACCAAGAAGGAGGCGGATGCGATCGCAGGACAGTTCGGTGGATCGGTGCGAAAGGTGAAGGATGCGGATTGGAAAAAAACGCCCGAACCGCCGAGGCCGCTCAAGGTGAGGGATGCCTTCCTCGTCACTGCAGAAACGGATGGGAAGAGGCTGGCGGCTTTGCGCAAGGAGCATGGCGAGCGGGAGATCATCGTGATCCCGCCGGAGATGGCCTTCGGCACGGGCGATCATGCCACGACCTCCACCTGCATGAGGTTCCTCGTCGATATCTCGCGGGAGAGGAAGGGCGGGAAGTGGAGTGTCGCGGATCTCGGGGCGGGCACTGGCTTGCTGGCCATCGGCGCAGCGAAGCTCGGTGCCGATGAGGTCTGGGGCTGCGATTTCGATCCCTTCGCCGTTGCCGTCTCCCTGCGCAACGCGGAGCGCAACGGCACGCCCGGTGTCACCTTGGTGGAGCAGGATGTCCTGAAGTGGAAGCCGCGCAAGAAAGGCTACGATGTGGTGCTGGCGAACCTGTTTTCCACCGTCCTGATCCAGGCGTGGCCGGTGATCGCGAAGTCGCTGGCGAAGGGCGGTGATCTCGTCGTTTCCGGCATCCTCGCCAGCCAGGCATGGGATGTCTTCGAGGCCGCCGCGAAGGAAGGCCTGGGTTTTCCCAAGATCGTTAGGAAAGGAAAATGGGTCACCGCCCGGGGTGGGTGGTTCGAGGATCTCGCCGATACGGATGCCAAGTAG
- a CDS encoding HlyC/CorC family transporter produces the protein MIEVILILVLLVFNGVFAMTEIALVSARKARLRQLADEGSVGARQALVLLGNPERFLSSVQIGITLVGVLSGAFGGAALSGHIQPWIAAIPWLEPHSAPIAFALVVVAITYLSLVVGELAPKGIALRHPEAIASTMSRPMALLAKLASPLVWILELSTRLLMRSFGGSGNLPSGPTREEVRVLVREGIITGMVDADEYDMVEGVFDLRKVLAEEIMRPKPKVLFLLLADTPEHFWPRVAASRQTVFPVHEGSHDEICGLVSLRDLFANSASGNCKSLAELITPPIFVSENQPALSLMQTLRASPLGAALVTDEFGTIRGLITLEDLVEEIVGELRPGTDPTQSASFRPSGENCWIIDGLMEIDDVIEHLPALKEVVEREHEPFQTLAGYIVHRLDRLPAEGESFREGDFEFEVIDMDRQRIDKVLIRSIQPSEGGQAEDSAGPLPGE, from the coding sequence ATGATCGAAGTAATCCTCATCCTTGTCCTTCTCGTCTTCAACGGTGTTTTCGCCATGACAGAGATCGCGCTTGTCTCAGCCCGGAAAGCCAGGCTCCGCCAACTCGCCGACGAAGGAAGCGTAGGCGCCAGGCAGGCACTCGTACTTCTCGGAAATCCGGAGCGATTCCTCAGCTCCGTCCAGATCGGCATCACTCTTGTCGGCGTACTCTCCGGCGCCTTCGGCGGCGCCGCCCTCTCCGGCCATATCCAGCCCTGGATCGCCGCCATCCCCTGGCTCGAACCCCACTCGGCTCCCATCGCCTTCGCCCTGGTCGTCGTGGCCATCACCTACCTCTCGCTGGTCGTCGGCGAACTTGCCCCGAAAGGCATCGCGCTCAGGCACCCGGAAGCGATCGCCTCGACCATGTCCCGCCCCATGGCTCTCCTCGCGAAGCTCGCAAGCCCCCTCGTCTGGATTCTCGAGCTCAGCACCCGCCTGCTGATGCGGTCTTTCGGCGGCTCCGGCAACCTTCCCTCCGGCCCCACACGCGAGGAGGTTCGCGTCCTCGTCCGCGAGGGCATCATCACCGGCATGGTCGATGCCGACGAATACGACATGGTCGAAGGTGTCTTCGATCTCCGCAAGGTTCTGGCCGAGGAGATCATGCGCCCGAAGCCCAAGGTTCTTTTCCTCCTGCTCGCGGATACGCCCGAGCATTTCTGGCCACGCGTCGCCGCCAGCCGGCAGACCGTCTTTCCCGTCCACGAAGGTTCGCACGATGAAATCTGCGGACTGGTTTCGCTCAGGGATCTCTTCGCGAACTCCGCCAGCGGAAACTGCAAGTCCCTTGCGGAGCTCATCACTCCCCCCATCTTCGTCTCTGAGAACCAACCCGCCCTGAGCCTGATGCAAACCCTCCGCGCATCCCCGCTCGGAGCCGCGCTTGTCACCGACGAGTTCGGAACCATACGCGGCCTCATCACCCTAGAGGACCTCGTCGAGGAAATCGTAGGCGAACTCCGTCCCGGCACAGATCCGACCCAGTCCGCAAGTTTCCGCCCCTCCGGCGAAAATTGCTGGATCATCGACGGGCTCATGGAAATCGACGATGTCATCGAGCATCTCCCCGCGCTCAAGGAAGTTGTGGAGCGCGAGCACGAACCTTTCCAGACACTCGCCGGATACATCGTCCACCGCCTTGACCGCCTCCCCGCCGAAGGTGAATCGTTCCGCGAGGGTGACTTCGAATTCGAGGTGATCGACATGGACCGCCAACGGATCGACAAAGTCCTGATTCGCAGCATTCAGCCCTCCGAAGGCGGACAAGCCGAGGACTCAGCAGGCCCGCTGCCCGGCGAATGA
- a CDS encoding DUF1080 domain-containing protein, translating to MKFLRVFLLSAAALHAAEPIALFNGQNLDGWHADVPAADDKEDKNPSFTVRDGLLVSLGSPGGHLITDKEFSDYKLTVEYRFSDKPGNCGVLIHASKPRALYDMFPQSIEVQMAHKSAGDFWCIQENIEVPDMEKRRPHKEGQKFGGAKEDARQILNLTDGSEKPVGEWNTMTIEARGAEIIVHVNGDLVNHGTNATATKGRIAIQAEGSEVEFRKIELTPLAGQ from the coding sequence ATGAAATTCCTGAGAGTATTCCTGTTGTCCGCCGCCGCCCTTCATGCCGCCGAGCCCATCGCCCTGTTCAACGGGCAAAACCTCGATGGATGGCATGCGGATGTCCCCGCAGCCGACGACAAGGAGGACAAGAACCCGAGCTTCACCGTCCGCGACGGGCTGCTCGTCTCGCTCGGCAGCCCCGGCGGACACCTGATCACCGACAAGGAATTTTCCGACTACAAGCTCACCGTGGAATACCGTTTCTCCGATAAGCCCGGCAACTGCGGTGTCCTCATCCACGCCTCCAAGCCTCGTGCGCTCTACGACATGTTCCCGCAGTCCATCGAGGTTCAGATGGCCCACAAGAGCGCAGGGGACTTCTGGTGCATCCAGGAGAACATAGAGGTTCCGGACATGGAGAAACGCCGCCCGCACAAGGAAGGCCAGAAATTCGGCGGCGCGAAGGAAGACGCCCGACAGATCCTCAACCTAACCGACGGTTCCGAAAAACCCGTCGGCGAATGGAACACCATGACCATCGAGGCGCGTGGAGCAGAGATCATCGTCCACGTGAACGGCGACCTCGTCAACCACGGCACCAACGCCACCGCCACCAAGGGCAGGATCGCCATCCAGGCAGAAGGCTCGGAAGTCGAGTTCCGCAAGATCGAGCTGACGCCGCTGGCCGGCCAGTAG
- a CDS encoding CPBP family intramembrane metalloprotease — protein sequence MENITFLSVNVAYGAALALLVLAALFRQRLAAGRPAGEPPAHPAGKVAVWPYRGLDLLGFLMVIGVFYMMAALNAVAGDSDAAPKINAVAVAFSIGFQFFMAGIVIIVVIGRVNPVAWLGLAWKKWPMAFLIAPMAVVSMWVLFAGLQVAGYMDLLDKLGVEKVQDTVTMFQTEKDIVVLVLLAVAAALVAPICEEIVFRGYLYPVAKKYAGPWVAALATALIFSAAHGSFSALLPLFAFGLALVAIYEFTGSIWAPMAVHFLFNSATVAAQFYIRFADIDVKALQ from the coding sequence ATGGAGAACATCACTTTTCTGAGCGTGAACGTGGCCTACGGTGCGGCTCTGGCGTTGCTTGTGCTCGCGGCGCTCTTTCGGCAGCGGCTCGCCGCAGGCAGGCCGGCCGGGGAGCCTCCGGCGCATCCTGCCGGCAAGGTGGCGGTTTGGCCTTACCGGGGGCTGGACTTGCTCGGCTTCCTGATGGTGATCGGGGTGTTTTACATGATGGCCGCCCTCAATGCCGTCGCCGGGGATTCGGATGCCGCACCGAAGATCAATGCGGTGGCCGTGGCTTTCTCCATCGGGTTCCAGTTTTTCATGGCGGGGATTGTCATCATCGTGGTGATCGGGCGGGTGAATCCTGTGGCATGGCTGGGGCTGGCATGGAAGAAATGGCCGATGGCTTTCCTGATCGCGCCGATGGCCGTGGTGTCCATGTGGGTTCTCTTCGCGGGGCTGCAGGTGGCGGGTTACATGGATCTGCTCGACAAGCTCGGGGTGGAAAAGGTCCAGGATACGGTGACCATGTTCCAGACCGAGAAGGACATCGTGGTGTTGGTTCTGCTGGCTGTTGCGGCAGCCTTGGTTGCTCCGATCTGTGAGGAAATCGTTTTTCGAGGTTACCTCTATCCGGTGGCGAAAAAGTATGCCGGGCCATGGGTCGCCGCGCTGGCCACGGCGCTGATTTTCTCCGCAGCGCACGGCAGTTTCTCGGCGCTGCTGCCGCTCTTTGCCTTTGGTCTCGCGCTGGTGGCGATCTATGAGTTCACAGGGTCGATCTGGGCGCCGATGGCAGTGCATTTCCTTTTCAACAGCGCGACGGTGGCGGCACAGTTCTACATTCGCTTCGCGGATATCGATGTGAAAGCGCTGCAATGA
- a CDS encoding thiamine-monophosphate kinase — protein MSLLSETGEDALIERLVRLVPTHQGAGGPGDDCAVVDTGGGRLILLKADGLVEGVHFLKTADSEAVGWKAVARVISDFAAMGGVAERFLVTLALPGAMELSWIEGVYRGMGKCMETYGANLVGGETCRVPDGSAAVLSIAATGSVGREKIVLRSGGMPGDCLWVTGRLGGSLAGKHLAFSPRVEEAQWIAERMAATAMMDVSDGLAKDLPRLAKASGCGFLLEMADVPLTQGCTLEQGLCDGEDFELLFAAPADAVAGGWEQRFPGLELTRIGRLVAAGEGQSLAGGWDHFS, from the coding sequence ATGAGCCTGCTGTCAGAGACCGGCGAGGATGCCTTGATCGAGAGGCTGGTGCGGCTGGTGCCGACGCACCAGGGAGCCGGGGGGCCCGGTGATGACTGTGCGGTGGTGGACACCGGCGGCGGCAGGCTCATCCTGCTCAAGGCGGACGGGTTGGTGGAGGGCGTGCATTTCCTCAAAACCGCCGACTCTGAGGCCGTCGGCTGGAAGGCGGTGGCGCGGGTGATTTCGGATTTCGCGGCGATGGGTGGGGTGGCGGAGCGTTTCCTGGTGACGCTGGCCCTACCGGGGGCGATGGAGCTTTCCTGGATCGAGGGGGTTTACAGGGGGATGGGAAAATGTATGGAAACGTACGGGGCGAATCTGGTGGGCGGGGAGACCTGCAGGGTGCCGGATGGATCGGCGGCGGTGCTTTCCATCGCGGCGACAGGTTCCGTGGGGCGCGAGAAAATCGTGCTGCGCTCCGGAGGAATGCCGGGTGACTGCCTTTGGGTGACGGGGCGGCTGGGCGGATCTCTTGCCGGGAAGCACCTGGCGTTTTCCCCGAGGGTGGAGGAGGCGCAATGGATCGCAGAAAGGATGGCCGCGACCGCGATGATGGATGTTTCCGACGGGCTCGCGAAGGATTTGCCGAGGCTGGCGAAGGCATCCGGCTGCGGTTTCCTGTTGGAGATGGCCGATGTTCCGCTGACGCAAGGCTGCACGCTGGAGCAGGGGCTTTGCGATGGGGAGGACTTCGAGCTGCTCTTCGCCGCTCCGGCGGATGCGGTGGCCGGGGGATGGGAACAGCGATTCCCGGGGCTGGAACTCACACGCATCGGGCGGCTGGTGGCGGCGGGGGAAGGGCAGTCGCTCGCCGGAGGCTGGGATCACTTTTCCTGA
- the hisA gene encoding phosphoribosylformimino-5-aminoimidazole carboxamide ribotide isomerase, whose translation MSCRFRPCIDLHGGKVKQIVGGSLRDDGSAPKENFVSEHPPAWFAGKFREDRLMGGHVIMLGKGNEAAAAEALAAWPGGMQIGGGIHAGNAAEWIDAGASHVIVTSALFSAEGEFLPDSLAALVAAVGAGKLVIDLSCRRTASGWTVAMNRWQTLTDMDVTAETLDLLLPSCAEFLIHAADVEGLCGGIDEDLVGLLGGWGKCPVTYAGGAATMADVELVAWKGRGLVDVTVGSALDLFGGSGIRYADLVAMNRA comes from the coding sequence ATGAGCTGCCGCTTCCGCCCCTGCATCGACCTCCACGGGGGAAAGGTGAAACAGATCGTAGGCGGCAGCTTGCGCGATGATGGTTCGGCCCCCAAGGAGAATTTCGTCTCCGAGCATCCGCCCGCATGGTTTGCCGGGAAATTCCGTGAGGATCGCCTCATGGGTGGCCATGTGATCATGCTCGGTAAGGGCAATGAGGCCGCCGCAGCCGAGGCGCTTGCCGCCTGGCCGGGCGGTATGCAGATCGGTGGCGGCATCCATGCGGGGAACGCGGCGGAATGGATCGACGCCGGTGCCAGCCATGTCATCGTCACTTCCGCGCTGTTCAGCGCGGAGGGGGAATTTCTCCCGGATTCGCTGGCGGCCCTCGTCGCCGCAGTGGGTGCCGGGAAACTGGTCATCGACCTTTCATGCCGCCGCACCGCATCCGGCTGGACGGTTGCGATGAACCGCTGGCAGACGCTCACGGACATGGATGTGACTGCGGAAACACTCGATCTCCTGCTGCCCTCCTGTGCCGAATTCCTGATCCATGCCGCCGATGTCGAAGGGCTTTGCGGCGGGATTGATGAGGATCTCGTGGGGCTGTTGGGTGGCTGGGGGAAATGCCCGGTAACCTACGCCGGCGGAGCCGCCACGATGGCGGACGTGGAGCTTGTGGCCTGGAAGGGCAGGGGGCTTGTCGACGTCACGGTGGGCAGTGCCCTGGATCTTTTCGGAGGCAGCGGCATCCGCTACGCCGATCTCGTGGCGATGAACCGCGCCTGA
- the tkt gene encoding transketolase: MNTTALSTAANEARGLAMDAIHACNSGHLGLPLGCAEIGAVLFGQGMNFNPDAPRWLNRDRFILSAGHGSMFLYGWLHLSGYKVSKDDVASFRKLHSITPGHPEYHETPGVEATTGPLGQGIANAVGFAISGKRAAAKFNTADHTLFDHHVIALHGDGCLQEGVAKEAIAFAGHNALDNLILIYDSNDVTLDAMADLTQSEDAKMYFESQQWDAVEIDGNDLAAVAEALKAAKANNNGRPKVIIAKTLIGKGIPEVAGTAKAHGEGGAKFIAEARAGLGLPADEHFFVSEGTKAFFAERKETQAKAFAEWQATYDAWAKANPELSEELSQGVASTVPTDLSGMIATFPADYKDATRSAGSKVINDVAKAMPQFLTGSADLFGSTKNYLSGEGDFSAKNPLGRNIWFGIREHAMGAICNGIAYDGIFRASGATFCVFADYVRPAIRLAALSGLPVSFIFTHDSVGVGEDGPTHQPVETVSGLRVIPGLDVIRPGDAEETAGAFIAAMHRTDGPSALILTRQAIPMQNSVSAQERRDGVLRGGYVLVKETEALTTILIGTGSELQHCVEAAKQLGGGVRVVSMPCTERFDRQSAEYKESILPKSCTKRIAIEAGVTDLWWKYVGTEGKALGIDRFGISAPGDVVMKELGMTAADVAAAAR, from the coding sequence ATGAACACGACCGCACTATCCACCGCCGCCAACGAAGCCCGCGGCCTCGCCATGGACGCCATCCACGCCTGCAACTCCGGCCACCTCGGCCTTCCGCTAGGCTGCGCCGAAATCGGTGCCGTCCTCTTCGGCCAGGGCATGAATTTCAACCCGGACGCCCCGCGCTGGCTCAACCGCGACCGCTTCATCCTCTCCGCAGGCCACGGCTCCATGTTCCTCTACGGCTGGCTCCACCTCTCCGGATACAAGGTTTCCAAGGACGATGTCGCATCCTTCCGCAAGCTCCACTCCATCACCCCGGGCCACCCCGAATATCATGAAACACCCGGAGTGGAGGCCACCACCGGCCCGCTCGGGCAGGGCATCGCGAATGCCGTCGGCTTCGCCATCTCCGGGAAACGCGCCGCCGCGAAGTTCAACACCGCCGATCACACACTCTTCGACCACCACGTCATCGCCCTCCACGGCGACGGCTGCCTCCAGGAGGGCGTTGCCAAGGAGGCCATCGCCTTCGCAGGCCACAACGCCCTCGACAACCTCATCCTCATCTACGATTCCAACGACGTCACCCTCGACGCCATGGCGGATCTCACACAGAGCGAGGACGCGAAGATGTATTTCGAGTCGCAGCAATGGGATGCCGTGGAAATCGACGGCAACGATCTCGCCGCCGTCGCCGAAGCCCTCAAGGCCGCCAAGGCAAACAACAACGGCAGGCCCAAGGTCATCATTGCCAAGACCCTGATCGGGAAAGGCATTCCGGAAGTCGCCGGCACAGCCAAGGCACACGGCGAGGGCGGCGCGAAATTCATCGCAGAAGCCCGCGCCGGGCTCGGCCTTCCCGCCGATGAGCACTTCTTCGTCTCCGAGGGAACGAAGGCCTTCTTCGCCGAGCGGAAAGAAACCCAGGCGAAGGCCTTCGCCGAGTGGCAGGCCACCTACGACGCATGGGCCAAGGCGAATCCGGAACTCTCGGAAGAACTCTCGCAAGGTGTTGCTTCCACGGTTCCCACGGATCTTTCCGGAATGATCGCCACCTTCCCAGCCGACTACAAGGACGCCACCCGCTCCGCCGGCTCGAAGGTCATCAACGATGTGGCAAAGGCCATGCCGCAGTTCCTCACCGGCAGTGCCGATCTCTTCGGCTCCACGAAAAACTACCTCTCGGGCGAGGGTGATTTCTCCGCAAAAAACCCGCTGGGCCGCAACATCTGGTTTGGCATCCGGGAGCACGCCATGGGCGCGATCTGCAACGGCATCGCCTACGATGGCATCTTCCGCGCCAGCGGTGCGACCTTCTGCGTCTTCGCCGACTACGTCCGCCCCGCGATCCGCCTCGCCGCGCTTTCCGGGCTGCCCGTGAGCTTCATCTTCACCCACGACTCCGTCGGAGTCGGCGAGGACGGCCCGACCCACCAGCCGGTGGAAACGGTCAGCGGCCTCCGCGTGATCCCCGGCCTCGATGTCATCCGCCCCGGCGATGCGGAGGAAACCGCCGGCGCCTTCATCGCCGCGATGCACCGCACCGACGGCCCGAGCGCCCTCATCCTAACCCGCCAGGCCATCCCGATGCAGAATTCCGTCTCCGCCCAGGAGCGCCGCGACGGCGTGCTGCGGGGCGGCTATGTCCTCGTGAAGGAAACCGAAGCCCTCACAACCATCCTCATCGGCACCGGCTCGGAGCTCCAGCATTGTGTCGAGGCCGCCAAGCAACTCGGCGGCGGAGTCCGCGTCGTCTCCATGCCCTGCACCGAGCGCTTCGACCGCCAGTCCGCCGAATACAAGGAAAGCATCCTTCCGAAATCCTGCACCAAGCGCATCGCCATCGAGGCCGGTGTCACCGATCTCTGGTGGAAATACGTCGGCACCGAAGGCAAGGCGCTCGGTATCGACCGCTTTGGCATCAGCGCCCCGGGCGATGTGGTGATGAAAGAACTCGGCATGACCGCCGCAGACGTCGCCGCCGCCGCCAGGTAA
- a CDS encoding gluconate 2-dehydrogenase subunit 3 family protein, giving the protein MERRELLKIMAMTFGGSVALPESAFAKMGEPFDPNELDFFRPAERQQVAILAEAIIPKTDTPGAIEAGVPGWIEVIVRDCLEPGAQALIKEGLPKTMMSCAKEKGAGLGDLLPEKQVEFLNEYNAGGGKQAEFLQKFKELAKFCYVNSEVGATQAFDYQLVPGKWVPDMPLEAGMKPSPM; this is encoded by the coding sequence ATGGAACGCAGGGAACTGTTGAAAATCATGGCGATGACATTCGGGGGAAGTGTCGCACTTCCGGAAAGCGCCTTTGCAAAAATGGGCGAGCCTTTCGATCCGAACGAACTGGATTTTTTCAGGCCCGCCGAGCGGCAGCAGGTGGCGATCCTGGCCGAGGCGATCATTCCGAAGACCGATACGCCCGGCGCGATCGAGGCCGGGGTGCCGGGCTGGATCGAGGTCATCGTGAGGGATTGCCTCGAACCGGGTGCGCAGGCGCTCATCAAGGAAGGCCTGCCGAAAACCATGATGTCTTGCGCCAAGGAAAAAGGCGCAGGTCTCGGCGATCTTCTGCCCGAAAAGCAGGTGGAGTTTCTCAACGAATACAATGCCGGGGGCGGGAAGCAGGCGGAGTTCCTCCAGAAGTTCAAGGAGCTTGCGAAATTCTGCTACGTGAACTCCGAGGTCGGCGCCACGCAGGCCTTCGATTACCAGCTGGTGCCCGGGAAATGGGTGCCGGACATGCCGCTCGAAGCGGGCATGAAACCCTCCCCCATGTAA
- a CDS encoding GMC family oxidoreductase, with protein MNLNTKGKAKRTYDAIVVGSGISGGWAAKELCEKGLNTLVLERGHKLEHITDYTTTNSAPWELQWLNKPSREMLSQQQKQSRTGYTIAPAQSHLFVDDIDHPYEEKKRFDWMRGYHTGGRSIMWGRQSYRLSPMDFEANAKEGISIPWPITYDELAPWYSYVEKFAGISGSLEGLEQLPDGEFQPPMALTPPELDLKAAIGAKWKGRTLIPGRCAHLTAPTREQTALGRSSCMYRSLCIRGCPFGAYFSSQGATLKAAANTGKLTLRTHSIVHSVIYDEKAGKAIGVRLIDEVTMETTEYFAKIIFLNASAVASTAILMNSKSGRFPNGMDESGSLGGYLMDHHLGVGGRGRVETHADKIHVGRRPNGFYIPRYRNFSEKPEKANYLRGYGFQGGGMRQGWFRNIEGFGADFKKELTSFGPWSVGMYGFGECLPYENNRISLSPDKTDKWGLPIVVADAEFQENERAMRADMQNDAAEMLEALGAKDINTYDRDFAIGLGIHEMGTARMGGSPKESVLNSHNQVWGAPNVFCTDGAAMVSSGCQNPSLTYMALTARAADHAVSEMKKGNL; from the coding sequence ATGAATCTCAACACCAAGGGGAAAGCGAAGCGCACGTATGATGCGATCGTCGTCGGCTCGGGGATCTCGGGCGGCTGGGCTGCCAAGGAGCTCTGCGAGAAGGGTCTCAATACGCTGGTGCTGGAGCGCGGCCACAAGCTCGAGCACATCACCGACTACACCACGACAAACTCCGCACCTTGGGAACTCCAATGGCTGAACAAACCCTCGCGGGAAATGCTTTCCCAGCAGCAGAAACAAAGCCGCACCGGCTACACGATCGCACCTGCGCAGAGCCACCTTTTCGTCGATGACATCGATCACCCCTACGAGGAGAAGAAGCGCTTCGACTGGATGCGCGGCTACCACACCGGTGGGCGCTCCATCATGTGGGGCAGGCAGAGCTATCGGCTCAGCCCCATGGATTTCGAGGCGAACGCCAAGGAAGGGATTTCGATCCCGTGGCCCATCACGTATGATGAGCTGGCTCCCTGGTATTCCTATGTGGAGAAATTCGCGGGCATCAGCGGATCGCTGGAAGGGCTGGAGCAACTGCCTGACGGCGAGTTCCAGCCGCCGATGGCGCTCACCCCGCCGGAGCTCGATCTCAAGGCCGCCATCGGGGCGAAATGGAAGGGGCGCACCCTGATCCCCGGCCGCTGCGCCCACCTGACGGCTCCCACCCGGGAGCAAACCGCGCTGGGCCGCTCCTCCTGCATGTACCGGAGCCTCTGCATCCGCGGCTGCCCCTTCGGCGCTTATTTCAGCAGCCAGGGGGCGACCCTGAAAGCGGCGGCAAACACGGGCAAGCTGACCCTGCGCACGCACTCCATCGTCCACTCCGTGATCTACGACGAAAAGGCAGGAAAAGCCATCGGCGTCCGGCTCATCGACGAGGTTACCATGGAGACCACCGAGTATTTTGCGAAAATCATTTTCCTCAACGCCTCCGCCGTCGCCTCGACCGCGATCCTGATGAATTCCAAGTCCGGGCGGTTTCCGAACGGGATGGACGAGAGTGGATCGCTCGGCGGCTACCTGATGGACCATCATCTCGGGGTCGGCGGCAGGGGGCGGGTGGAGACCCACGCGGACAAGATCCACGTCGGCCGCCGCCCGAACGGCTTCTACATCCCGCGCTACCGGAATTTCAGCGAGAAGCCGGAGAAGGCGAACTACCTGCGGGGCTACGGATTCCAGGGCGGCGGGATGCGCCAGGGATGGTTCCGCAACATCGAGGGTTTTGGCGCGGATTTCAAAAAGGAGCTAACATCCTTCGGCCCGTGGAGTGTGGGCATGTATGGTTTCGGCGAGTGCCTGCCCTATGAGAACAACCGCATCTCACTCAGTCCGGACAAGACCGACAAGTGGGGCCTGCCCATCGTGGTTGCGGACGCGGAGTTCCAGGAGAACGAGCGAGCCATGCGCGCGGACATGCAAAACGATGCGGCCGAGATGCTTGAGGCGCTGGGGGCGAAGGACATCAACACCTACGACCGGGATTTTGCCATCGGCCTGGGCATCCATGAGATGGGCACCGCCCGCATGGGGGGCTCGCCGAAGGAATCCGTGCTCAACAGCCACAACCAGGTCTGGGGTGCACCCAACGTTTTTTGCACCGACGGCGCGGCGATGGTTTCCTCCGGCTGCCAGAATCCCTCGCTCACTTACATGGCTCTAACAGCTAGGGCGGCGGACCATGCCGTCTCGGAAATGAAGAAGGGGAATCTCTAG
- a CDS encoding DUF2288 domain-containing protein, with protein MVSPNPDPPGRLKYAMLGNDESSTAEKLDKYTGQVDWTYLRPHHLSGVLYFVDPSLALAEVGAAFSEDGKARVEAWIKAGDIVKIGDLHAKQWENGGTQFEALVVSPFVLCRPV; from the coding sequence ATGGTTTCACCGAATCCAGATCCCCCCGGGCGGCTCAAGTACGCGATGCTAGGGAACGATGAATCGAGCACCGCCGAGAAGCTGGACAAATACACCGGGCAGGTGGATTGGACATACCTGCGCCCGCATCATCTGAGCGGCGTGTTGTATTTCGTGGATCCCTCGCTGGCATTGGCGGAGGTTGGCGCTGCGTTTTCCGAGGATGGCAAAGCGCGGGTCGAAGCGTGGATCAAGGCCGGGGATATCGTGAAAATCGGTGATCTCCATGCCAAGCAGTGGGAAAACGGCGGAACGCAATTCGAGGCGCTGGTGGTCTCGCCCTTCGTGCTCTGCCGTCCGGTTTGA